TCGTGGTCGTACCTGACGACTCTGACGAAGTACCCTAAAACGATGAAGTTGATGATGGGGATCACGTTCAAGACGATGAGCAGCAGGAGGTTACCGATGTCGCGCGTCAGTTTAACCATGAAGCCGAAACTCCTCGAGGCTATCTCGCCTACATCCCTGGTTTGAATGCTCACGATTTTTCTATGAAAAAACTCTGCTATTTAAGCATGTCTACATCGAATTGATTCACATAAAAGAAAAATAAATTTAAAACTTTAACGGCTATCTTTTAAGATTTTTCAATTCGATTTTTGCCCCTTTGTAAATTACGCTCGCGTCTGGGTCCTTCACCTCTGCCAGTCCCACTCCCCTCCCCTCCTTGACGATTACAACGTTCAGCTTCAGCTCGGGCAGCTCGTAAGCCCCCCTCTTTTCACCCACGATGAGACTAGCCTCGGGGTCGCGCCACGCGATGGGGACGAGCGCGTAAACGCCCTTCTCGTAATCGTAGGTTTCACCATCATCATCGTAGAGCTCGAAGCGCCCATCGCTACCCGGGTAGATTCTCAGCTCCAGCCTATCCACCCTCTCCGTCGAAGACTGCAGGCCGGGGGGTGCCAAGGGGAGGATTGCGCCGGCTCTCACGAAGACCGGTATCCTGTCGAGGGGGCTCGGCACCCTCACGTACCTGCCCCCACTATATGATTCCCCTGTCCAGAAGTCGTACCAGAGCCCGCTCGGCAGGTAGACGTCCCTCTCGTAGGTGGAGGGCGTGGTCACCGGCGCGATCAAGAGGAAGGGCCCAAACATGAACTCGTCGTCGACTTCCAGCGCCTCGGGATCGTCGGGGAAGTCCATCGCCAATTGCCTCATCATCGTGTAGCCCTCGCTGTGCACCTTCCATGCGAGCGAGTAGATGTAGGGTAGGAGCCTGTACCTGAGCTTGATGTAGTCCACCAGGATCCGCTCAACCTCCGGGCCAAAGCGCCACGGCTCCTTCGGGAAGTAGGTCCCGTGAACCCGGAAGATGGGACAGAAGACACCCCACTGGAACCAGCGAACGAAGATCTCCCTGTACCCCTCGCTGTCCGGGCTACCGCTGAAGAAGCCGCCGATGTCCGTGCACCACCAGGGCAGCCCGCTCAAGCAGTAGTTGAGGCCAGCCCACACCTGAGCCCTGAGCGTCGTCCAGTCGCTCGTGATGTCGCCCGACCAGTTGATCACACCGTACCGCTGGATGCCGGCGAAGCCGGAGCGGGTGAGTATGAGGACTCGCTTGTTGCTCTCGCTCCTCTGCCCCTCGTAGACAGCCTTGGCTTCCAGCAGCGGCCAGAGGTTCAGGTACTTGAACATCCTCCCCCCGTTGACCTTGAGCTCGCGCTGCCAGCTGGCGTAGACGAGCATCGGCTTCACCTCCGGCTCCGTTGCGTCGAGCCAGTAGCCGTCGATACCGATTCGGAAGAACGTGTCCCTGATCTTCTCCCAGAACCACCTTCGAGCGGCCTCACTGAACACGTTCACAAGCCCCGTGCCCGGCACCAGGTGGCCGAGCTCCTCAGCCTCCCTCCTGATCTCCGTCTCCTCCCCGAAGAACGGCCAGATCGAGATCGCTATCCTCGCGCCCAGCTCGTGGATTTCCTTCACCATCTTCTCCGGGTCCGGGTAGTTCTTCTCGTCGAACTTGAACGCGTTCCACCCGTACCTGCCCCAGTACTGCCAGTCCTGCACGATTATGTCAAGTGGGATACCGCGCTTCCGGAACTCGCGCACCACCGATACGATCTCGTCCTGAGTCATGTAACGCTCCTTCGACTGCCAGAAGCCGAACGCGTACTTCGGCAGGAGGGGTGGAGCGCCGGTCAGCCAGCGGTAGCCCGCGATAACCCTGTCGAGGGAGGGACCGAGGATGAAGAAGTAGTCGAGCGCGTCACCCGCCTCGAACCATACTCTGAGCCTGCCACGCTTGAACTCGAGGACGCCCATCGAGTAGTTGTCCCACAGTAGACCGTAACCCCTGCTGGAGACCATGAAGGGCACTGCGATGTCCGTGTTCCGCTGCGCGAGGTAAACGACCCTGCCGGCGTAGT
Above is a window of Thermofilaceae archaeon DNA encoding:
- a CDS encoding glycoside hydrolase family 31 protein, which gives rise to MTVEVQLGPYVTRVTVYAPNIVRVIHSPPGVAPARSFVVVREPGATPFKVEEIDDCTVVRTSELEVILDRRFCTIEFRWSGGSLFERDRELRRVKVLGEETNSLKQEFSLEEREAIFGLGQHAGYSAHTGLNYAGRVVYLAQRNTDIAVPFMVSSRGYGLLWDNYSMGVLEFKRGRLRVWFEAGDALDYFFILGPSLDRVIAGYRWLTGAPPLLPKYAFGFWQSKERYMTQDEIVSVVREFRKRGIPLDIIVQDWQYWGRYGWNAFKFDEKNYPDPEKMVKEIHELGARIAISIWPFFGEETEIRREAEELGHLVPGTGLVNVFSEAARRWFWEKIRDTFFRIGIDGYWLDATEPEVKPMLVYASWQRELKVNGGRMFKYLNLWPLLEAKAVYEGQRSESNKRVLILTRSGFAGIQRYGVINWSGDITSDWTTLRAQVWAGLNYCLSGLPWWCTDIGGFFSGSPDSEGYREIFVRWFQWGVFCPIFRVHGTYFPKEPWRFGPEVERILVDYIKLRYRLLPYIYSLAWKVHSEGYTMMRQLAMDFPDDPEALEVDDEFMFGPFLLIAPVTTPSTYERDVYLPSGLWYDFWTGESYSGGRYVRVPSPLDRIPVFVRAGAILPLAPPGLQSSTERVDRLELRIYPGSDGRFELYDDDGETYDYEKGVYALVPIAWRDPEASLIVGEKRGAYELPELKLNVVIVKEGRGVGLAEVKDPDASVIYKGAKIELKNLKR